From the Methanomassiliicoccales archaeon genome, one window contains:
- a CDS encoding ABC transporter ATP-binding protein: MSDVIEIEGLTKTYQDFVAVDSLSMKIQKNRFVGFLGPNGAGKSTTIKMLTNLTRATSGKAYLNGIDVVADPKRALAEVGAVVETPEFYPYLTPEKSLEYIARLRGMKRAEIPGRTKEVLEMVKMDEEAKKKIGKFSKGMKQRVAIAQALMFDPSIIILDEPTSGLDPRGMVEVRDILMSLKKQDITVFMSSHLLNEVNGLCDSVVMMNRGKMLLHQSVEDMKKNSGAVRLQIETIREIDGDRVKLYAKLPCVIDIEVCSNNQIVVDFKGGPDERNALLRSIDSDVKVTAFYDSGNPLESLYLSLIKESR, encoded by the coding sequence ATGAGCGATGTCATAGAGATTGAAGGCTTGACTAAAACATATCAGGACTTCGTCGCGGTCGATTCTCTTTCGATGAAGATACAGAAGAACCGTTTCGTTGGTTTCCTGGGACCCAATGGTGCAGGCAAATCCACCACGATCAAGATGCTTACCAATCTGACCCGTGCCACATCCGGCAAGGCCTACCTGAACGGGATCGACGTCGTGGCCGATCCCAAGAGGGCATTGGCAGAGGTCGGGGCGGTGGTCGAGACGCCTGAGTTCTACCCATACCTAACGCCGGAGAAGAGCCTGGAGTACATTGCCAGGCTACGGGGTATGAAACGTGCCGAGATCCCCGGCAGGACGAAAGAGGTCCTGGAAATGGTCAAGATGGATGAAGAGGCGAAAAAGAAGATCGGCAAGTTCTCCAAGGGTATGAAGCAGAGAGTGGCGATTGCTCAGGCGCTCATGTTCGATCCGTCGATCATAATCCTCGACGAGCCGACTTCCGGGCTGGACCCGAGGGGCATGGTGGAGGTCCGCGACATCCTGATGTCGCTGAAGAAGCAGGACATTACGGTGTTCATGTCCTCTCATTTGTTGAACGAGGTCAACGGATTGTGCGATTCCGTGGTGATGATGAACCGCGGGAAGATGTTGCTCCATCAATCGGTCGAGGATATGAAGAAGAACAGCGGCGCCGTCAGGTTGCAGATCGAGACGATAAGGGAAATCGACGGGGACCGGGTCAAGCTATACGCCAAACTTCCGTGCGTCATTGACATAGAGGTCTGTTCCAATAACCAGATAGTGGTGGACTTCAAGGGTGGTCCGGACGAAAGGAATGCCCTGCTCAGGAGCATCGATTCCGATGTGAAGGTCACCGCCTTTTATGATTCGGGGAACCCGCTGGAATCTTTGTATCTGAGCTTGATCAAGGAATCGAGGTGA